A genomic region of Epinephelus moara isolate mb chromosome 23, YSFRI_EMoa_1.0, whole genome shotgun sequence contains the following coding sequences:
- the si:dkey-14d8.1 gene encoding zinc finger protein 184 isoform X1 — MDKRSDTAGVGGSLSLSSLRLLSSPLQLTYSYIWQVIRQRNVKHYGKVEEFVTMVTQTVPDLISFKQTAQLILGLRARIILDLLHKDGPPDFKAIQTLINKLKVSAASGKDLEVEKSQTNFMVLVQSLLKNPAERKRFFQEVFPVQYGTKFDTALQALTAGLVCKLEQLLPVPNLSQLGAMISADPSVLEACGGFMPSSGDMKALLLHQQAKGLLGVKATISSSVGDCVFASLAFRPKPAEPPQPPPESPKRLEVTVNESSPASLSDAEDLGVMSDDSDSPADAATGPQGRGRYSLKTADGSADKEKSVAATAQRENVLQEKSCEEEQPATTQLSEGENAAPNKPEPQPLPLKSIPFRVVQMPIKTASTIQNAGTKDGQKPQTQRVTLHQWVSQIATNSLSLPALPPLPPPRLTAGEYTKPSIRRKKQIRPPADRFTCPVCDKTFPYQSKLMDHERIHTGEKPFVCTACNKGFRTQAFLNNHLKTHSTMRPYACGQCGKCFVKLQSLTKHMLAHSGQKPFYCDICNKGFTQSTYFKRHMECHTSQMTFPCKHCNKSFPTAFKLSNHERWHTRDRPHMCERCGKRFLVPSLLKRHMGYHIGDRQYLCSQCGKTFVYLSDLKRHQQDHVPKAKIPCPICQKKFSSKYCLRVHLRIHTRERPYRCSICEKTFTQVGNLKVHIRLHTNERPFSCDVCGKTYKLASHLNVHKRTHTCKKPWTCDTCGKGFSVPGLLKKHEQMHTREANPDFSGKRRHRGKHKKHSLKRKYDEEDEGSGDDY; from the exons ATGGACAAACGGTCTGACACCGCAG GTGTCGGAGGTTCCCTTTCCCTGTCCTCCCTTCGCTTGCTGTCTTCCCCTCTGCAGCTGACCTACTCCTACATATGGCAGGTCATACGGCAGAGAAATGTGAAGCACTACGGGAAAGTGGAGGAGTTTGTGACCATGGTGACGCAGACTGTTCCTGACCTCATAAGCTTCAAGCAGACTGCCCAGCTCATCTTGGGGTTGAGAGCCAGG ATCATTTTGGATTTGCTTCACAAAGACGGCCCACCAGATTTCAAGGCCATTCAAACTCTCATAAATAAGTTGAAGGTGTCTGCAGCTTCAGGG AAGGACTTAGAAGTGGAGAAATCTCAAACAAACTTCATGGTGCTGGTCCAGAGTCTGCTTAAAAATCCTGCTGAGAGGAAGCGCTTCTTCCAG GAAGTGTTCCCTGTTCAGTACGGCACAAAGTTCGATACAGCGCTGCAGGCTCTGACTGCAGGTCTGGTGTGCAAGCTGGAGCAGCTTCTCCCTGTACCAAATCTCTCCCAG CTCGGTGCCATGATCTCAGCAGACCCATCTGTCCTGGAGGCTTGCGGAGGCTTCATGCCCAGCAGCGGGGACATGAAGGCTCTCCTGCTGCACCAGCAGGCCAAGGGACTCCTTGGTGTTAAAG CAACCATCTCGTCCTCAGTGGGCGACTGTGTGTTCGCCTCACTAGCCTTCCGGCCCAAACCAGCCGAACCACCACAGCCACCGCCAGAATCACCAAAGCGGTTAGAGGTCACCGTCAACGAATCAAGCCCAGCCTCACTCAGTGACGCTGAAGACTTGGGAGTGATGTCAGATGACTCTGACAGCCCAGCAGACGCTGCTACTGGACCACAGGGGAGAGGGCGATACAGTCTTAAAACAGCTGATGGCAGTGCCGACAAGGAAAAGAGTGTCGCAGCAACAGCTCAGAGGGAGAATGTGCTACAAGAGAAGAGCTGCGAGGAGGAACAGCCTGCCACAACTCAACTGAGCGAAGGGGAAAATGCAGCACCAAATAAACCAGAACCACAGCCGCTTCCTTTGAAATCCATCCCTTTCCGGGTAGTTCAAATGCCGATCAAAACTGCTTCCACCATACAGAACGCAGGAACAAAAGATGGCCAAAAGCCCCAGACTCAGCGAGTCACACTGCATCAGTGGGTGTCACAGATAGCCACTAACTCGCTATCACTCCCAGCCCTGCCACCACTTCCTCCACCCAGGTTGACTGCAGGGGAATACACGAAGCCGAGTATAAGAAGAAAAAAGCAAATCAGACCTCCAGCTGACAGATTCACCTGCCCCGTGTGCGACAAGACCTTCCCTTATCAGTCCAAGCTAATGGATCATGAGcgcattcacacaggagagaagccgtTTGTGTGCACAGCGTGCAACAAAGGCTTCAGAACACAGGCGTTCCTCAACAACCATCTGAAGACCCACAGCACCATGCGTCCTTACGCCTGCGGCCAGTGCGGGAAGTGTTTCGTCAAATTGCAGAGCTTGACGAAGCACATGCTGGCCCACAGCGGCCAAAAGCCCTTCTACTGCGACATCTGCAACAAGGGCTTCACACAGTCCACCTACTTCAAAAGACACATGGAGTGCCACACGAGCCAGATGACGTTCCCCTGCAAGCACTGCAACAAAAGCTTCCCAACAGCCTTCAAGCTGTCGAACCACGAACGCTGGCACACCAGAGACCGCCCTCACATGTGCGAGCGCTGCGGGAAGAGATTCCTTGTCCCCAGCTTATTGAAGAGACACATGGGCTACCACATCGGCGACCGCCAGTATCTCTGCTCCCAGTGCGGGAAGACCTTCGTCTATTTGTCTGACCTGAAGAGGCACCAGCAAGACCATGTGCCCAAAGCGAAGATCCCGTGCCCCATTTGCCAAAAGAAGTTCTCCAGCAAGTACTGCCTGAGGGTTCACCTAAGGATCCACACCAGGGAGAGGCCCTACCGGTGCTCCATATGCGAAAAGACCTTCACCCAGGTCGGGAATCTGAAGGTCCACATAAGGCTACACACCAACGAGCGCCCGTTCAGCTGCGACGTGTGCGGCAAGACCTACAAGTTGGCGTCACATCTGAACGTCCACAAAAGGACTCACACGTGCAAGAAGCCCTGGACGTGCGACACGTGCGGGAAAGGATTCTCAGTCCCCGGCCTTTTGAAAAAGCACGAGCAGATGCACACGAGGGAGGCTAACCCCGACTTCTCCGGTAAACGGAGACACAGGGGTAAGCACAAGAAGCACTCCCTCAAGAGGAAGTAtgatgaggaagatgagggTAGCGGCGACGATTATTAA
- the si:dkey-14d8.1 gene encoding zinc finger protein 184 isoform X2, which translates to MDKRSDTAGVGGSLSLSSLRLLSSPLQLTYSYIWQVIRQRNVKHYGKVEEFVTMVTQTVPDLISFKQTAQLILGLRARIILDLLHKDGPPDFKAIQTLINKLKVSAASGDLEVEKSQTNFMVLVQSLLKNPAERKRFFQEVFPVQYGTKFDTALQALTAGLVCKLEQLLPVPNLSQLGAMISADPSVLEACGGFMPSSGDMKALLLHQQAKGLLGVKATISSSVGDCVFASLAFRPKPAEPPQPPPESPKRLEVTVNESSPASLSDAEDLGVMSDDSDSPADAATGPQGRGRYSLKTADGSADKEKSVAATAQRENVLQEKSCEEEQPATTQLSEGENAAPNKPEPQPLPLKSIPFRVVQMPIKTASTIQNAGTKDGQKPQTQRVTLHQWVSQIATNSLSLPALPPLPPPRLTAGEYTKPSIRRKKQIRPPADRFTCPVCDKTFPYQSKLMDHERIHTGEKPFVCTACNKGFRTQAFLNNHLKTHSTMRPYACGQCGKCFVKLQSLTKHMLAHSGQKPFYCDICNKGFTQSTYFKRHMECHTSQMTFPCKHCNKSFPTAFKLSNHERWHTRDRPHMCERCGKRFLVPSLLKRHMGYHIGDRQYLCSQCGKTFVYLSDLKRHQQDHVPKAKIPCPICQKKFSSKYCLRVHLRIHTRERPYRCSICEKTFTQVGNLKVHIRLHTNERPFSCDVCGKTYKLASHLNVHKRTHTCKKPWTCDTCGKGFSVPGLLKKHEQMHTREANPDFSGKRRHRGKHKKHSLKRKYDEEDEGSGDDY; encoded by the exons ATGGACAAACGGTCTGACACCGCAG GTGTCGGAGGTTCCCTTTCCCTGTCCTCCCTTCGCTTGCTGTCTTCCCCTCTGCAGCTGACCTACTCCTACATATGGCAGGTCATACGGCAGAGAAATGTGAAGCACTACGGGAAAGTGGAGGAGTTTGTGACCATGGTGACGCAGACTGTTCCTGACCTCATAAGCTTCAAGCAGACTGCCCAGCTCATCTTGGGGTTGAGAGCCAGG ATCATTTTGGATTTGCTTCACAAAGACGGCCCACCAGATTTCAAGGCCATTCAAACTCTCATAAATAAGTTGAAGGTGTCTGCAGCTTCAGGG GACTTAGAAGTGGAGAAATCTCAAACAAACTTCATGGTGCTGGTCCAGAGTCTGCTTAAAAATCCTGCTGAGAGGAAGCGCTTCTTCCAG GAAGTGTTCCCTGTTCAGTACGGCACAAAGTTCGATACAGCGCTGCAGGCTCTGACTGCAGGTCTGGTGTGCAAGCTGGAGCAGCTTCTCCCTGTACCAAATCTCTCCCAG CTCGGTGCCATGATCTCAGCAGACCCATCTGTCCTGGAGGCTTGCGGAGGCTTCATGCCCAGCAGCGGGGACATGAAGGCTCTCCTGCTGCACCAGCAGGCCAAGGGACTCCTTGGTGTTAAAG CAACCATCTCGTCCTCAGTGGGCGACTGTGTGTTCGCCTCACTAGCCTTCCGGCCCAAACCAGCCGAACCACCACAGCCACCGCCAGAATCACCAAAGCGGTTAGAGGTCACCGTCAACGAATCAAGCCCAGCCTCACTCAGTGACGCTGAAGACTTGGGAGTGATGTCAGATGACTCTGACAGCCCAGCAGACGCTGCTACTGGACCACAGGGGAGAGGGCGATACAGTCTTAAAACAGCTGATGGCAGTGCCGACAAGGAAAAGAGTGTCGCAGCAACAGCTCAGAGGGAGAATGTGCTACAAGAGAAGAGCTGCGAGGAGGAACAGCCTGCCACAACTCAACTGAGCGAAGGGGAAAATGCAGCACCAAATAAACCAGAACCACAGCCGCTTCCTTTGAAATCCATCCCTTTCCGGGTAGTTCAAATGCCGATCAAAACTGCTTCCACCATACAGAACGCAGGAACAAAAGATGGCCAAAAGCCCCAGACTCAGCGAGTCACACTGCATCAGTGGGTGTCACAGATAGCCACTAACTCGCTATCACTCCCAGCCCTGCCACCACTTCCTCCACCCAGGTTGACTGCAGGGGAATACACGAAGCCGAGTATAAGAAGAAAAAAGCAAATCAGACCTCCAGCTGACAGATTCACCTGCCCCGTGTGCGACAAGACCTTCCCTTATCAGTCCAAGCTAATGGATCATGAGcgcattcacacaggagagaagccgtTTGTGTGCACAGCGTGCAACAAAGGCTTCAGAACACAGGCGTTCCTCAACAACCATCTGAAGACCCACAGCACCATGCGTCCTTACGCCTGCGGCCAGTGCGGGAAGTGTTTCGTCAAATTGCAGAGCTTGACGAAGCACATGCTGGCCCACAGCGGCCAAAAGCCCTTCTACTGCGACATCTGCAACAAGGGCTTCACACAGTCCACCTACTTCAAAAGACACATGGAGTGCCACACGAGCCAGATGACGTTCCCCTGCAAGCACTGCAACAAAAGCTTCCCAACAGCCTTCAAGCTGTCGAACCACGAACGCTGGCACACCAGAGACCGCCCTCACATGTGCGAGCGCTGCGGGAAGAGATTCCTTGTCCCCAGCTTATTGAAGAGACACATGGGCTACCACATCGGCGACCGCCAGTATCTCTGCTCCCAGTGCGGGAAGACCTTCGTCTATTTGTCTGACCTGAAGAGGCACCAGCAAGACCATGTGCCCAAAGCGAAGATCCCGTGCCCCATTTGCCAAAAGAAGTTCTCCAGCAAGTACTGCCTGAGGGTTCACCTAAGGATCCACACCAGGGAGAGGCCCTACCGGTGCTCCATATGCGAAAAGACCTTCACCCAGGTCGGGAATCTGAAGGTCCACATAAGGCTACACACCAACGAGCGCCCGTTCAGCTGCGACGTGTGCGGCAAGACCTACAAGTTGGCGTCACATCTGAACGTCCACAAAAGGACTCACACGTGCAAGAAGCCCTGGACGTGCGACACGTGCGGGAAAGGATTCTCAGTCCCCGGCCTTTTGAAAAAGCACGAGCAGATGCACACGAGGGAGGCTAACCCCGACTTCTCCGGTAAACGGAGACACAGGGGTAAGCACAAGAAGCACTCCCTCAAGAGGAAGTAtgatgaggaagatgagggTAGCGGCGACGATTATTAA